One Neoarius graeffei isolate fNeoGra1 chromosome 16, fNeoGra1.pri, whole genome shotgun sequence DNA segment encodes these proteins:
- the nhsl3 gene encoding uncharacterized protein KIAA1522 homolog isoform X2: protein MGNPISKKKAKANFITNHHPSKVKAFWNFGNVDKLKPAGQKQDEQMKLIVHYTASQHYQENVFIEGSRPKYLEDLHTEAQEGLKILQQEEHNISRDLDDDQPVSTQQENYVNCEERDGRVSFDSTADHSITSVSTVAAVSSRPVLTRQGSTFKPLNTVKRLDNPRKRNRRTTIMGIPQQVQRELCMGRGALLQLPTGEDDDSSGRVIIPRIDGEVPITNHEGARVHLQDIEALQVSRDDQLLRHHIHAVYRDDFLLNTKPGSQMSQRPRSLAVPGITTTSALLQEPQGPVMSISPQATYLSTIIPNAILPSAIDVIEIDRSCNQRSVRTVSKNSLAPASPASSRSGGATHDEPNSTSSKWSHSQSSETIVSHPSTISFKGSMPSSHVTDSMKEVTDLNEEQMSLKSSVSWTSSTSKAGSQRVEQGELSDAAETAQNNRLVSRNLSVMKAKLPPAPPRRTYSLHHENLKQRPQELAGTKDLKYLGSNGRQLDADLNMKEDPTSSYTESTSIQSPVSPFFDDSNLSVTASPHKPIEDSTEAQCESNNSSPQDIFERTLSPSSGYSSQSGTPTHSSKDICSTSPGKQKLKPPKPERTGTQISPAVSVSSSLVSLSSNVSDPATQLTQTHTIQSQPPKISPAVKTIKNKVTPPPTSAFRELFNIPPPPKVKAPCPPPPETWAHNERTTKLLCGPSTHRIYELQKQYQTDILLMKNQDTADTTNLTSGQTEISVKIETNGTHSENKAAMSEGKDEFMSVQEQVSHVIHKREHDKSEELKREPESPVHSKKLHSADKINQTLLLKKQFVSESCHVSTGGLPENDFSTPETERTVTEDQCFVKHDTDKEIHKHKITHNLSVGGSRAIGISPSPSPPPEHPPPPPPLKMSSICSVAIVLQEEEVQTQMEKELLTLEPSWPPPPPPMDESSALVFEGQEEIDFPPPPPPVMSEHYKVESSGQEDSVAPETSLDSSDIASHTDQNPEPQIIQNTLVEKTLTESLPVDCIPNVSSDKLFDQTHARPQTFKNGSQVCNDQVGSETPAPSEIPLKSSQSQDIPLQTLPQETSLPSQHDPLNPPAILPKDLSQQISHSPELSTDLKTTPPPPMEEQSTVNFKRQPSLISKDSKCKGLSSMQKCAPIPKEDANIPLVTPSLLQMVRLRTVNVEDQGNLPSQEGTVGTETTPDQHLSASSQVTPQKPIRKSMQSPVKSSSASSGPSMRLQEAIRMKTAAMSSSGFPARPSLRLPTTTANSNDVPVFSSKTPDDCKSPASTASFIFSKSTKKVVIETATSPEAQASLKQSLAAELMQISDQHKSVVTNGTKKHHKVPPPVAKKPVYATSPSEKVGTVTKLTVVSQQKNGVANNQQTDREQPAGQ, encoded by the exons CTGGACAAAAACAAGACGAGCAGATGAAACTGATAGTTCATTACACAGCCTCCCAACACTACCAGGAGAATGTGTTCATTGAAGGTAGCAGGCCAAAGTATCTGGAAGATTTGCACACTGAAGCCCAAGAAGGACTTAAGATACTACAACAGGAGG AGCATAACATTTCAAGGGACCTTGATGATGATCAGCCtgtt TCAACACAACAAGAAAACTATGTCAACTGTGAAGAAAGAGATGGACGTGTGAGCTTTGACAGCACTGCTGACCACTCCATTACATCAGTGTCTACTGTAGCTGCAGTGTCCTCAAGACCTGTGTTAACACGCCAAG GTTCAACATTTAAGCCTTTGAACACTGTGAAGAGGCTGGACAACCCCAGAAAAAGGAATAGAAGAACAACAATTATGGGCATACCACAACAGGTTCAGAGAGAACTAT GTATGGGAAGGGGAGCTTTACTCCAACTCCCAACTGGTGAAGATGATGATTCATCTGGTAGAGTCATAATCCCAAGAATTGATGGAGAAGTGCCTATAACAAATCATGAAGGGGCACGTGTACACCTACAGGATATTGAAGCCCTTCAGGTTTCCAGAGATGATCAACTTCTCAGGCACCACATACATGCTGTGTACAGAGACGACTTCCTTCTAAACACCAAACCTGGATCACAAATGTCCCAGAGACCCAGGTCTCTTGCTGTACCAGGAATAACAACAACTTCTGCCCTCTTGCAAGAACCACAAGGTCCTGTGATGTCTATCTCACCTCAGGCTACCTATTTATCCACAATTATTCCTAATGCAATCCTACCTTCTGCAATAGATGTTATAGAAATTGATAGAAGTTGCAACCAGCGGAGTGTGCGTACAGTTAGTAAAAACAGCTTAGCACCTGCAAGTCCAGCTTCCTCACGTTCAGGAGGTGCTACTCATGATGAACCAAATTCCACCAGCTCTAAATGGAGTCATTCACAATCTTCTGAGACTATTGTCTCCCACCCCTCTACCATCTCCTTCAAAGGAAGCATGCCATCTTCACATGTAACAGACAGCATGAAGGAAGTCACAGATTTAAATGAGGAACAAATGAGTCTGAAGAGCTCAGTCAGTTGGACAAGTTCCACCAGTAAAGCAGGCAGTCAGAGAGTGGAGCAAGGGGAATTAAGTGATGCTGCTGAGACTGCCCAAAACAATCGATTGGTCTCTCGTAATCTGTCAGTAATGAAGGCTAAACTACCACCAGCACCACCAAGGAGAACATACTCTTTACACCATGAAAACCTTAAGCAAAGGCCACAGGAACTGGCAGGCACAAAAGATTTGAAATACCTAGGATCCAATGGAAGGCAACTGGATGCAGATCTCAATATGAAAGAAGATCCTACATCATCGTACACTGAAAGTACCTCTATCCAGTCTCCAGTATCACCATTTTTTGATGACTCTAACTTATCTGTGACTGCCAGTCCACACAAACCTATTGAAGACTCTACTGAAGCTCAATGTGAATCGAACAACTCATCCCCACAAGATATATTTGAAAGAACACTATCACCTTCAAGTGGATACTCAAGTCAAAGTGGAACACCCACCCATTCTTCTAAAGACATCTGTTCTACCTCTCCAGGGAAGCAGAAGTTGAAGCCCCCAAAGCCAGAGAGGACAGGAACACAAATTTCTCCTGCAGTGTCAGTCTCTTCATCTTTGGTTTCCCTGTCATCAAATGTATCAGATCCAGCCACCCAGCTTACACAGACCCACACCATTCAATCACAACCACCAAAGATTTCCCCTGctgtaaaaacaataaaaaacaaagtgACTCCACCACCTACATCAGCCTTCAGAGAATTGTTTAACATTCCTCCTCCACCTAAGGTAAAAGCACCTTGTCCCCCACCCCCTGAAACCTGGGCTCACAATGAACGCACAACCAAGCTTTTATGTGGTCCAAGTACCCACAGGATATATGAACTTCAAAAACAGTATCAAACAGACATTTTATTGATGAAAAATCAAGACACAGCAGATACCACTAACCTAACTTCTGGGCAAACAGAGATATCAGTAAAAATTGAAACAAATGGAACccattcagagaataaagcagccATGTCTGAAGGAAAGGATGAgtttatgtcagtgcaagaacaAGTGAGTCATGTTATACACAAAAGAGAACATGACAAGTCAGAAGAGCTAAAACGTGAACCAGAAAGTCCAGTACATTCCAAGAAATTGCACTCAGCAGACAAGATTAATCAAACATTGCTGTTAAAAAAGCAATTTGTCAGTGAGTCGTGTCATGTTAGTACTGGTGGTTTGCCAGAGAATGACTTTTCGACCCCAGAGACAGAGAGAACTGTCACAGAAGACCAATGTTTTGTCAAACATGACACTGATAAAGAGATTCACAAACATAAAATCACACATAATCTAAGTGTAGGAGGTTCAAGAGCCATTGGTATCTCTCCATCTCCATCACCGCCTCCTGAacatcctcctcctccaccaccctTGAAAATGTCTTCAATATGCTCAGTGGCTATAGTATTACAGGAGGAAGAAGTACAGACACAGATGGAAAAAGAACTGCTCACTCTGGAGCCTTCCTGGCCTCCACCACCTCCACCTATGGATGAATCATCTGCCTTGGTATTTGAAGGACAGGAAGAGATAGACttcccaccacctccaccaccagtCATGTCAGAGCACTACAAGGTAGAATCATCAGGGCAGGAAGACAGTGTGGCTCCAGAGACGTCACTTGATTCATCGGATATAGCCAGTCACACTGACCAAAATCCAGAGCCACAAATTATTCAGAATACATTAGTGGAGAAAACATTAACCGAATCTCTACCAGTTGACTGCATTCCAAATGTGTCCAGTGACAAACTGTTTGATCAAACACATGCCAGACCACAAACCTTTAAGAATGGTTCACAAGTTTGCAATGATCAAGTTGGTTCAGAAACTCCTGCACCTTCTGAAATTCCTCTGAAATCTTCCCAATCGCAGGATATACCTTTACAAACTCTGCCTCAAGAAACCTCCCTTCCATCTCAACATGATCCTCTAAATCCACCAGCCATATTACCTAAAGATTTATCACAACAAATATCTCATTCACCTGAACTCTCTACTGATTTGAAAACTACACCTCCCCCTCCAATGGAAGAACAGTCCACAGTTAATTTCAAAAGACAACCAAGTCTAATAAGTAAAGACAGCAAATGCAAAGGACTTTCATCCATGCAGAAATGTGCACCTATTCCAAAAGAGGATGCAAACATTCCCCTTGTCACACCTTCCCTACTTCAGATGGTGCGTCTACGGACTGTAAATGTTGAAGACCAAGGTAACCTTCCATCACAAGAAGGTACAGTTGGTACTGAGACCACCCCAGACCAACATCTGTCTGCGTCTAGTCAAGTAACTCCACAAAAACCTATTCGTAAATCCATGCAGTCTCCTGTGAAGTCATCCTCTGCATCCTCGGGTCCTTCCATGCGCCTTCAAGAGGCTATACGTATGAAGACAGCTGCAATGTCTTCCAGTGGCTTTCCAGCAAGGCCCAGTCTACGTTTGCCAACAACCACTGCAAACAGTAATGATGTGCCTGTATTCTCCTCTAAGACACCTGATGATTGTAAGTCCCCTGCCTCCACTGCCAGCTTCATTTTCTCCAAGAGCACAAAGAAGGTTGTTATTGAAACAGCCACATCTCCAGAGGCCCAGGCCAGCCTCAAGCAGAGCCTTGCAGCAGAGCTCATGCAAATTTCTGATCAGCATAAATCAGTGGTTACAAATGGCACAAAGAAGCATCACAAGGTGCCACCACCTGTTGCAAAGAAACCAGTATATGCAACAAGTCCATCAGAAAAAGTTGGTACTGTTACAAAGCTTACagtagtgagtcagcaaaaaaatggAGTAGCAAATAATCAACAGACTGACAGAGAGCAACCTGCTGGCCAGTGA
- the nhsl3 gene encoding uncharacterized protein KIAA1522 homolog isoform X1: MSRSSSTGDLVPKDITEMLALQNKISKSRKKRGSSLSRTFSWFKGSKPKRIVSNGQSRSGRLGGWTGECTTIRQDADNHDVSKAGQKQDEQMKLIVHYTASQHYQENVFIEGSRPKYLEDLHTEAQEGLKILQQEEHNISRDLDDDQPVSTQQENYVNCEERDGRVSFDSTADHSITSVSTVAAVSSRPVLTRQGSTFKPLNTVKRLDNPRKRNRRTTIMGIPQQVQRELCMGRGALLQLPTGEDDDSSGRVIIPRIDGEVPITNHEGARVHLQDIEALQVSRDDQLLRHHIHAVYRDDFLLNTKPGSQMSQRPRSLAVPGITTTSALLQEPQGPVMSISPQATYLSTIIPNAILPSAIDVIEIDRSCNQRSVRTVSKNSLAPASPASSRSGGATHDEPNSTSSKWSHSQSSETIVSHPSTISFKGSMPSSHVTDSMKEVTDLNEEQMSLKSSVSWTSSTSKAGSQRVEQGELSDAAETAQNNRLVSRNLSVMKAKLPPAPPRRTYSLHHENLKQRPQELAGTKDLKYLGSNGRQLDADLNMKEDPTSSYTESTSIQSPVSPFFDDSNLSVTASPHKPIEDSTEAQCESNNSSPQDIFERTLSPSSGYSSQSGTPTHSSKDICSTSPGKQKLKPPKPERTGTQISPAVSVSSSLVSLSSNVSDPATQLTQTHTIQSQPPKISPAVKTIKNKVTPPPTSAFRELFNIPPPPKVKAPCPPPPETWAHNERTTKLLCGPSTHRIYELQKQYQTDILLMKNQDTADTTNLTSGQTEISVKIETNGTHSENKAAMSEGKDEFMSVQEQVSHVIHKREHDKSEELKREPESPVHSKKLHSADKINQTLLLKKQFVSESCHVSTGGLPENDFSTPETERTVTEDQCFVKHDTDKEIHKHKITHNLSVGGSRAIGISPSPSPPPEHPPPPPPLKMSSICSVAIVLQEEEVQTQMEKELLTLEPSWPPPPPPMDESSALVFEGQEEIDFPPPPPPVMSEHYKVESSGQEDSVAPETSLDSSDIASHTDQNPEPQIIQNTLVEKTLTESLPVDCIPNVSSDKLFDQTHARPQTFKNGSQVCNDQVGSETPAPSEIPLKSSQSQDIPLQTLPQETSLPSQHDPLNPPAILPKDLSQQISHSPELSTDLKTTPPPPMEEQSTVNFKRQPSLISKDSKCKGLSSMQKCAPIPKEDANIPLVTPSLLQMVRLRTVNVEDQGNLPSQEGTVGTETTPDQHLSASSQVTPQKPIRKSMQSPVKSSSASSGPSMRLQEAIRMKTAAMSSSGFPARPSLRLPTTTANSNDVPVFSSKTPDDCKSPASTASFIFSKSTKKVVIETATSPEAQASLKQSLAAELMQISDQHKSVVTNGTKKHHKVPPPVAKKPVYATSPSEKVGTVTKLTVVSQQKNGVANNQQTDREQPAGQ, from the exons CTGGACAAAAACAAGACGAGCAGATGAAACTGATAGTTCATTACACAGCCTCCCAACACTACCAGGAGAATGTGTTCATTGAAGGTAGCAGGCCAAAGTATCTGGAAGATTTGCACACTGAAGCCCAAGAAGGACTTAAGATACTACAACAGGAGG AGCATAACATTTCAAGGGACCTTGATGATGATCAGCCtgtt TCAACACAACAAGAAAACTATGTCAACTGTGAAGAAAGAGATGGACGTGTGAGCTTTGACAGCACTGCTGACCACTCCATTACATCAGTGTCTACTGTAGCTGCAGTGTCCTCAAGACCTGTGTTAACACGCCAAG GTTCAACATTTAAGCCTTTGAACACTGTGAAGAGGCTGGACAACCCCAGAAAAAGGAATAGAAGAACAACAATTATGGGCATACCACAACAGGTTCAGAGAGAACTAT GTATGGGAAGGGGAGCTTTACTCCAACTCCCAACTGGTGAAGATGATGATTCATCTGGTAGAGTCATAATCCCAAGAATTGATGGAGAAGTGCCTATAACAAATCATGAAGGGGCACGTGTACACCTACAGGATATTGAAGCCCTTCAGGTTTCCAGAGATGATCAACTTCTCAGGCACCACATACATGCTGTGTACAGAGACGACTTCCTTCTAAACACCAAACCTGGATCACAAATGTCCCAGAGACCCAGGTCTCTTGCTGTACCAGGAATAACAACAACTTCTGCCCTCTTGCAAGAACCACAAGGTCCTGTGATGTCTATCTCACCTCAGGCTACCTATTTATCCACAATTATTCCTAATGCAATCCTACCTTCTGCAATAGATGTTATAGAAATTGATAGAAGTTGCAACCAGCGGAGTGTGCGTACAGTTAGTAAAAACAGCTTAGCACCTGCAAGTCCAGCTTCCTCACGTTCAGGAGGTGCTACTCATGATGAACCAAATTCCACCAGCTCTAAATGGAGTCATTCACAATCTTCTGAGACTATTGTCTCCCACCCCTCTACCATCTCCTTCAAAGGAAGCATGCCATCTTCACATGTAACAGACAGCATGAAGGAAGTCACAGATTTAAATGAGGAACAAATGAGTCTGAAGAGCTCAGTCAGTTGGACAAGTTCCACCAGTAAAGCAGGCAGTCAGAGAGTGGAGCAAGGGGAATTAAGTGATGCTGCTGAGACTGCCCAAAACAATCGATTGGTCTCTCGTAATCTGTCAGTAATGAAGGCTAAACTACCACCAGCACCACCAAGGAGAACATACTCTTTACACCATGAAAACCTTAAGCAAAGGCCACAGGAACTGGCAGGCACAAAAGATTTGAAATACCTAGGATCCAATGGAAGGCAACTGGATGCAGATCTCAATATGAAAGAAGATCCTACATCATCGTACACTGAAAGTACCTCTATCCAGTCTCCAGTATCACCATTTTTTGATGACTCTAACTTATCTGTGACTGCCAGTCCACACAAACCTATTGAAGACTCTACTGAAGCTCAATGTGAATCGAACAACTCATCCCCACAAGATATATTTGAAAGAACACTATCACCTTCAAGTGGATACTCAAGTCAAAGTGGAACACCCACCCATTCTTCTAAAGACATCTGTTCTACCTCTCCAGGGAAGCAGAAGTTGAAGCCCCCAAAGCCAGAGAGGACAGGAACACAAATTTCTCCTGCAGTGTCAGTCTCTTCATCTTTGGTTTCCCTGTCATCAAATGTATCAGATCCAGCCACCCAGCTTACACAGACCCACACCATTCAATCACAACCACCAAAGATTTCCCCTGctgtaaaaacaataaaaaacaaagtgACTCCACCACCTACATCAGCCTTCAGAGAATTGTTTAACATTCCTCCTCCACCTAAGGTAAAAGCACCTTGTCCCCCACCCCCTGAAACCTGGGCTCACAATGAACGCACAACCAAGCTTTTATGTGGTCCAAGTACCCACAGGATATATGAACTTCAAAAACAGTATCAAACAGACATTTTATTGATGAAAAATCAAGACACAGCAGATACCACTAACCTAACTTCTGGGCAAACAGAGATATCAGTAAAAATTGAAACAAATGGAACccattcagagaataaagcagccATGTCTGAAGGAAAGGATGAgtttatgtcagtgcaagaacaAGTGAGTCATGTTATACACAAAAGAGAACATGACAAGTCAGAAGAGCTAAAACGTGAACCAGAAAGTCCAGTACATTCCAAGAAATTGCACTCAGCAGACAAGATTAATCAAACATTGCTGTTAAAAAAGCAATTTGTCAGTGAGTCGTGTCATGTTAGTACTGGTGGTTTGCCAGAGAATGACTTTTCGACCCCAGAGACAGAGAGAACTGTCACAGAAGACCAATGTTTTGTCAAACATGACACTGATAAAGAGATTCACAAACATAAAATCACACATAATCTAAGTGTAGGAGGTTCAAGAGCCATTGGTATCTCTCCATCTCCATCACCGCCTCCTGAacatcctcctcctccaccaccctTGAAAATGTCTTCAATATGCTCAGTGGCTATAGTATTACAGGAGGAAGAAGTACAGACACAGATGGAAAAAGAACTGCTCACTCTGGAGCCTTCCTGGCCTCCACCACCTCCACCTATGGATGAATCATCTGCCTTGGTATTTGAAGGACAGGAAGAGATAGACttcccaccacctccaccaccagtCATGTCAGAGCACTACAAGGTAGAATCATCAGGGCAGGAAGACAGTGTGGCTCCAGAGACGTCACTTGATTCATCGGATATAGCCAGTCACACTGACCAAAATCCAGAGCCACAAATTATTCAGAATACATTAGTGGAGAAAACATTAACCGAATCTCTACCAGTTGACTGCATTCCAAATGTGTCCAGTGACAAACTGTTTGATCAAACACATGCCAGACCACAAACCTTTAAGAATGGTTCACAAGTTTGCAATGATCAAGTTGGTTCAGAAACTCCTGCACCTTCTGAAATTCCTCTGAAATCTTCCCAATCGCAGGATATACCTTTACAAACTCTGCCTCAAGAAACCTCCCTTCCATCTCAACATGATCCTCTAAATCCACCAGCCATATTACCTAAAGATTTATCACAACAAATATCTCATTCACCTGAACTCTCTACTGATTTGAAAACTACACCTCCCCCTCCAATGGAAGAACAGTCCACAGTTAATTTCAAAAGACAACCAAGTCTAATAAGTAAAGACAGCAAATGCAAAGGACTTTCATCCATGCAGAAATGTGCACCTATTCCAAAAGAGGATGCAAACATTCCCCTTGTCACACCTTCCCTACTTCAGATGGTGCGTCTACGGACTGTAAATGTTGAAGACCAAGGTAACCTTCCATCACAAGAAGGTACAGTTGGTACTGAGACCACCCCAGACCAACATCTGTCTGCGTCTAGTCAAGTAACTCCACAAAAACCTATTCGTAAATCCATGCAGTCTCCTGTGAAGTCATCCTCTGCATCCTCGGGTCCTTCCATGCGCCTTCAAGAGGCTATACGTATGAAGACAGCTGCAATGTCTTCCAGTGGCTTTCCAGCAAGGCCCAGTCTACGTTTGCCAACAACCACTGCAAACAGTAATGATGTGCCTGTATTCTCCTCTAAGACACCTGATGATTGTAAGTCCCCTGCCTCCACTGCCAGCTTCATTTTCTCCAAGAGCACAAAGAAGGTTGTTATTGAAACAGCCACATCTCCAGAGGCCCAGGCCAGCCTCAAGCAGAGCCTTGCAGCAGAGCTCATGCAAATTTCTGATCAGCATAAATCAGTGGTTACAAATGGCACAAAGAAGCATCACAAGGTGCCACCACCTGTTGCAAAGAAACCAGTATATGCAACAAGTCCATCAGAAAAAGTTGGTACTGTTACAAAGCTTACagtagtgagtcagcaaaaaaatggAGTAGCAAATAATCAACAGACTGACAGAGAGCAACCTGCTGGCCAGTGA